A region of Candidatus Protochlamydia phocaeensis DNA encodes the following proteins:
- the radC gene encoding RadC family protein gives MDYSIQRLPEEDRPRERLLRFGAESLSVVELIALILGSGTKTTPVLQLAQHLIARFGSLQKLAEATMAELLEVKGIGQAKAIQLKAALNLGMRASRQLIKPRCKIEHPIHAYQLIKEEMEKETREIFVVILQDTKGYIICHEIVSIGSLSQALVHPREVFYPCIRHKAASLIVAHNHPSGDPTPSPQDFELTRVLVEASHLLSIPLHDHLIIGKDSFISLRQKGFNFN, from the coding sequence ATGGATTATTCAATTCAACGTTTGCCAGAAGAAGACCGACCCCGAGAGAGGTTATTGCGTTTCGGGGCTGAGTCTTTATCTGTTGTCGAGTTAATTGCTTTAATTTTGGGAAGCGGAACTAAAACAACCCCTGTTCTTCAGCTCGCCCAGCACCTCATTGCTCGCTTCGGAAGTTTACAAAAATTGGCTGAGGCCACAATGGCAGAATTGCTGGAGGTCAAAGGAATTGGGCAAGCAAAGGCCATCCAATTAAAGGCCGCTTTAAATCTCGGTATGCGAGCCTCCCGGCAGCTGATTAAACCGCGGTGCAAGATCGAGCATCCCATCCATGCTTATCAGCTCATAAAAGAAGAAATGGAAAAAGAGACGCGGGAAATCTTTGTTGTCATTCTGCAGGATACAAAGGGATATATCATTTGCCATGAAATTGTTTCCATTGGCAGCCTTTCGCAAGCCCTCGTTCATCCGCGAGAAGTCTTTTATCCTTGTATCCGCCATAAAGCGGCTAGCTTAATTGTTGCGCATAATCATCCAAGCGGCGATCCTACTCCCTCTCCTCAAGATTTTGAATTGACGCGGGTACTCGTTGAGGCCAGCCATTTGCTCAGCATTCCTTTGCACGATCACTTAATTATTGGAAAAGACTCTTTTATTTCTTTACGCCAGAAAGGATTTAATTTTAATTAA
- the hflX gene encoding GTPase HflX yields MANEKNIHKESTLISHEEEKIQRALLVSVYQGPSNKKICEEHLDELELLARTYGIETACKMPCAIRKFDASIYIGKGKLEELIQLSKELQVDLVIFDDEITPAQQRNLQKAFIIPVMDRTEVILGVFGQRAQTKEARLQIELAKVKYEVPRLKRMWTHLSRQAGTSGAGGGGAYLKGEGEKQIEIDRRILKRKIDQLQKEIEEVRANRETQRQSRTRSEIPVFAIIGYTNAGKSTLLNALTEAGVFVEDKLFATLDTTTRKFTLKNNQDILLIDTVGFIRKLPHLLVAAFKSTLEEALEADILLHLVDVSHPMAEEQAATTYEVLKELGAGRKPIITVLNKIDKCENPHMIHRIRMSYPKNVLISALKREGFDDLQEVMIQELKRQRTIVEMRIPQSEYAAVSEIMRSGNVLNQDYEENDVLLRVDLPIPIANKYAHYQLIDKTHK; encoded by the coding sequence ATGGCAAATGAGAAAAATATACATAAAGAGTCGACCCTAATTTCGCATGAAGAAGAAAAAATCCAACGCGCTCTTTTAGTCTCTGTTTATCAAGGTCCGTCAAATAAAAAAATTTGCGAAGAACATTTAGATGAACTTGAATTATTAGCCCGCACCTATGGAATAGAAACGGCCTGTAAAATGCCTTGTGCCATCCGCAAATTTGATGCCTCCATTTATATTGGCAAAGGAAAATTGGAAGAGCTTATTCAATTATCGAAAGAATTGCAGGTAGATCTAGTTATTTTTGATGATGAAATTACTCCTGCTCAGCAAAGAAATTTGCAAAAAGCGTTTATCATCCCTGTGATGGACCGGACTGAAGTCATTTTGGGAGTATTCGGACAAAGAGCACAGACGAAAGAGGCCAGGCTACAGATTGAATTGGCAAAAGTTAAATATGAAGTGCCTCGTTTGAAACGCATGTGGACACACCTATCGAGACAGGCAGGAACTTCCGGCGCAGGAGGCGGGGGCGCTTATTTAAAGGGAGAAGGCGAGAAGCAAATTGAAATTGACCGCCGCATCCTTAAACGCAAAATCGATCAGCTGCAAAAAGAAATTGAAGAGGTGCGCGCCAATCGAGAGACTCAGCGCCAGTCTCGTACTCGCTCCGAAATTCCCGTTTTTGCGATTATTGGCTATACCAATGCCGGGAAATCTACTTTGCTGAATGCTTTGACTGAAGCTGGCGTATTTGTGGAAGACAAGCTGTTTGCCACTTTGGATACGACGACGCGAAAATTTACGCTCAAGAATAATCAAGATATTCTTCTTATTGATACCGTGGGTTTTATTCGCAAACTTCCTCATTTACTAGTTGCTGCTTTCAAAAGTACATTGGAAGAAGCTTTAGAGGCAGATATCTTATTGCATCTCGTTGATGTCAGTCATCCCATGGCAGAAGAGCAGGCGGCGACAACGTATGAAGTGCTTAAGGAGTTAGGCGCCGGCCGCAAACCTATCATTACAGTTTTAAATAAGATTGATAAATGCGAAAATCCCCACATGATCCATCGCATTCGCATGAGTTATCCCAAAAATGTTCTCATTTCTGCTTTGAAGCGCGAAGGATTCGATGATCTGCAAGAGGTGATGATTCAAGAGCTGAAGCGTCAGCGCACAATTGTTGAAATGCGCATTCCACAGAGCGAATATGCCGCCGTTAGCGAGATTATGCGTTCCGGAAATGTCCTAAACCAAGACTATGAAGAAAATGATGTCTTACTGCGCGTAGATCTTCCCATTCCCATAGCCAATAAATATGCGCATTATCAGCTCATTGATAAGACTCATAAGTAA
- a CDS encoding MBL fold metallo-hydrolase, whose amino-acid sequence MKGRLLFLGTGSSVGVPVIGCSCAVCSSASPYNQRLRPSVLIQTEQKKLLIDPGPDFRQQALRHHITMLDGILLTHAHHDHTSGVDDLRPIYYRRENPLPALLSEETALELQMRYYYIFRSEDPDETFVPRIQLQILPPQREGSVDFIGLSIGYMTYEQGGMLVNGFRFGDLAYLSDIRLFSHTLFEQLQGIKTLIISALRHTPSPLHFSVDEAVDFAHRTKAERVWLTHLSHELDHEKTNAYLPDHIKLAYDGLEIEFGNPS is encoded by the coding sequence ATGAAAGGTCGATTGTTATTTTTAGGTACAGGATCTTCGGTAGGTGTACCGGTCATTGGGTGCAGTTGTGCTGTCTGCTCTTCTGCTTCTCCTTACAATCAGCGCCTCCGCCCTTCCGTTCTTATCCAAACAGAGCAGAAGAAACTATTGATTGATCCGGGGCCGGATTTTCGGCAGCAAGCCCTTCGCCATCATATCACAATGCTGGACGGTATCTTATTGACGCATGCCCATCATGACCACACCTCTGGGGTCGATGATTTGCGGCCCATTTATTACAGGAGAGAGAATCCGCTGCCAGCTTTGCTCTCTGAGGAAACGGCTTTGGAGCTTCAAATGCGCTATTACTATATTTTTAGATCAGAGGATCCGGATGAAACCTTTGTTCCGCGCATTCAGTTGCAAATTCTTCCGCCGCAGCGCGAAGGAAGCGTCGATTTTATCGGCTTATCTATTGGATATATGACATACGAGCAAGGGGGCATGCTTGTGAATGGATTCCGATTTGGGGATTTAGCCTATCTTTCTGACATCCGCTTATTCTCGCATACCCTTTTTGAACAATTGCAAGGGATAAAAACGCTCATTATCAGCGCACTTCGCCATACTCCTTCGCCTTTGCATTTCTCCGTCGATGAGGCCGTTGACTTTGCCCATCGAACCAAAGCCGAAAGAGTGTGGCTGACTCATCTTTCGCATGAGTTAGATCATGAAAAAACCAATGCCTATCTGCCCGATCATATTAAGCTGGCCTATGATGGATTGGAAATTGAATTTGGGAACCCATCCTAA
- a CDS encoding NAD(P)/FAD-dependent oxidoreductase: MHIAVIGTGFCGLAVAWHLLNHPSLRNLHIQLFDNKEIGKGTSGIAAGLLHPFAGAHAKLNRMGREGMEETKKLIEVSAQALKKSVTAPQPGILRLALTEEQQQDYQRCAQLYPEDVEWLGIDQCQMKVPGCAAVPGLWIKQGLILHSALYLQGLWLACQEKGASFELRSIKTLEELNEFDHVIIAAGAHTRNFAELSHLPLSIVKGQVLELAWPPAHPSLPCALNSQAYLLMTPGQQTCLAGATYERGWSHAESQPEVAKADILPKIAAMLPYLGEAPLIGCYAGLRAVTPNHLPLLFQLPSRQWVLTGMGSKGLLYHALMAKTLVQRLADSL; this comes from the coding sequence ATGCACATTGCCGTTATCGGAACTGGTTTTTGCGGCCTAGCTGTCGCTTGGCACTTACTCAATCATCCATCCCTTCGGAATTTACATATTCAATTATTTGATAACAAAGAAATTGGAAAAGGCACGTCCGGTATAGCTGCCGGGCTTTTGCATCCCTTTGCAGGCGCCCATGCCAAACTAAATCGGATGGGAAGAGAAGGAATGGAAGAAACAAAAAAGCTGATCGAAGTTTCCGCACAAGCGTTGAAAAAATCGGTCACAGCTCCTCAGCCCGGCATTTTGCGGCTTGCTTTAACAGAGGAGCAGCAGCAAGATTACCAACGCTGCGCCCAGCTTTATCCGGAAGATGTCGAATGGCTAGGAATCGATCAATGCCAAATGAAAGTTCCCGGTTGTGCCGCAGTTCCGGGATTATGGATCAAGCAAGGTTTAATCCTCCACTCTGCCCTATATCTTCAAGGCCTTTGGCTCGCCTGCCAGGAAAAAGGCGCCAGCTTTGAGCTGCGCTCAATAAAAACTTTAGAAGAGCTTAATGAATTCGATCATGTCATTATTGCGGCAGGCGCCCATACAAGGAATTTTGCCGAGCTGTCTCATCTGCCGCTATCCATTGTCAAAGGACAGGTATTGGAATTAGCTTGGCCACCTGCTCATCCCTCTTTGCCTTGCGCGCTTAATTCCCAGGCTTATCTTTTGATGACTCCCGGACAGCAGACCTGCCTGGCAGGCGCCACGTATGAGCGAGGCTGGTCCCATGCGGAAAGCCAGCCGGAAGTAGCCAAAGCAGATATTTTACCTAAAATCGCAGCTATGCTTCCCTACTTAGGGGAGGCGCCCTTAATCGGCTGTTATGCTGGCCTAAGAGCCGTTACGCCAAACCATCTTCCTCTTCTTTTTCAATTGCCCTCTCGCCAATGGGTTCTGACCGGCATGGGATCAAAGGGCTTGCTTTATCATGCCCTGATGGCTAAGACACTCGTCCAGCGCCTTGCGGATTCCCTTTAA